The proteins below come from a single Tachypleus tridentatus isolate NWPU-2018 chromosome 13, ASM421037v1, whole genome shotgun sequence genomic window:
- the LOC143238949 gene encoding epithelial sodium channel subunit gamma-like has protein sequence MWLFGQPRSLFITCPRNNDDNTTVQKNQDIINKVDTYLSLTENQRMEISTSLHEILAKCSYEVSDCYSTSFTTFWSFLYGNCFTFNPKRGMKGRDTLIQTTGAMAGLDLTFGVPDIVGNRMGEEDLRLRLVIHSPHAVPDIENDGIDIALGTSLSVGIEQVDYHRLPEPYTDGCYKDDKNEPGAYNKKQCFQKCLQLLSNETCGCGDPTINLPDGVPPCHLKEANDE, from the exons ATGTGGTTGTTTGGTCAGCCCCGCTCCTTGTTTATCACGTGCCCCCGAAACAACGACGACAATACAACAGTCCAGAAGAACCAGGACATTATTAACAAGGTAGATACTTACCTATCACTGACCGAGAACCAACGAATGGAAATCAGCACAAGTCTTCATGAAATTCTTGCGAAATGTTCATACGAAGTCTCTGACTGTTATAGCAC AAGTTTCACAACGTTTTGGAGTTTTCTGTACGGAAACTGTTTTACCTTTAACCCTAAACGTGGAATGAAAGGTCGTGATACTCTGATACAAACTACAGGAGCTATGGCTG GTCTAGATCTTACCTTCGGTGTACCAGATATAGTTGGAAATAGAATGGGTGAAGAAGACTTACGATTGAGGCTTGTAATACACTCTCCGCATGCCGTGCCTGATATTGAGAATGATGGTATAGACATCGCACTAGGCACATCACTTTCTGTGGGGATTGAACAG GTGGACTATCATCGTTTACCAGAGCCATACACTGATGGATGTTACAAAGATGACAAAAACGAACCAGGTGCTTACAACAAGAAG CAATGCTTCCAGAAATGTTTACAACTTTTAAGTAATGAAACATGTGGTTGTGGGGACCCAACAATTAATTTACCTGATGGAGTACCACCCTGCCACCTTAAAGAAGCTAATGATG AATGA